One window of Hoplias malabaricus isolate fHopMal1 chromosome 16, fHopMal1.hap1, whole genome shotgun sequence genomic DNA carries:
- the bola3 gene encoding bolA-like protein 3 isoform X1 — MSFSGLLRCKTLLALRCRPVFLRSFSSKTDGEIRITKTLKEKFPLATSLKVVDISGGCGAMYEIHIESDEFRGKRTVQQHQLVNQALKEEIQAMHGLRIFTDIPRK, encoded by the exons ATGTCCTTCTCTGGGCTGCTGAGATGCAAA ACTCTCCTCGCCTTGCGGTGTCGACCTGTGTTTTTAAGGAGTTTTTCGTCGAAAACAGACGGAGAAATCCGTatcacaaaaacactgaaagaaaAATTCCCGCTAGCTACATCTCTGAAGGTTGTGGACATATCag GAGGGTGTGGTGCAATGTATGAAATACACATTGAATCAGATGAGTTCAGAGGGAAAAGAACAGTGCAGCAACACCAGTTAGTGAATCAG GCACTCAAGGAAGAGATTCAAGCAATGCATGGACTGCGGATATTCACAGACATTCCAAGAAAATAG
- the bco1 gene encoding beta,beta-carotene 15,15'-dioxygenase isoform X1, with amino-acid sequence MVYDYGKNKSEHPEPVKAEVKGSLPEWLEGTLVRNGPGLFSVGDTSYNHWFDGMALIHNFTIKHGEVTYRSKYLKGDTYNTNMQANRIVVSEMGTMAYPDPSKNLFSKVITFLNHTVPDFTDNCGGNIIQYGNDYYATSETNYIRKIDPVTLETQDKVDYQKYIAVNLVTSHPHYDKEGNTYNMGTSIADKGKTKYMIFKVPAAGKGGSEGSPALKNVETICTVPCRSLLTPSYYHSFGITENYLVFIEQPLKLDILKMATAYLRGVNWASCLKFHPEDDTLIHLIDRKTKKEVAIKYYTGAMVVYHHINAFEEDGHVVFDVIAYNDNSLYDMFYLNKLKEENRAATSKSFCKPKCKRFVLPLADKGEAGEDLVKLKSTTASAVKEKDGKILCQPEVLADGVELPRINYNYNGQKYRYVYLTVAEMVESTKIIKLDVQTKQQLEWTANNCFPSEPVFVPRPGATEEDDGVILTSVINSNPGESDFLLVLDGKSFKEVAKVYVGVELHIDMHGYFIAQND; translated from the exons ATGGTTTATGATtatggaaaaaacaaaagtgagcACCCAGAGCCTGTAAAAGCTGAGGTGAAAG GCTCTCTCCCTGAATGGCTTGAGGGGACTCTGGTGCGAAATGGCCCTGGCCTTTTCTCAGTGGGAGACACTTCTTATAACCACTGGTTTGATGGAATGGCCCTTATACACAACTTCACCATTAAACATG GAGAAGTTACCTATAGAAGCAAATATCTTAAAGGAGACACCTACAACACCAACATGCAAGCCAACAGAATTGTAGTGTCTGAGATGGGGACTATGGCCTATCCTGATCCATCTAAAAACCTATTCTCCAA AGTGATCACCTTTCTTAACCACACCGTTCCAGACTTTACAGACAACTGTGGTGGTAATATAATACAGTATGGAAATGACTATTATGCCACATCGGAAACCAACTACATTCGGAAAATTGACCCTGTAACGCTAGAGACGCAGGACAAG GTGGATTATCAGAAATACATTGCTGTGAACCTTGTTACATCACATCCACATTATGATAAAGAAGGAAACACCTACAACATGGGGACATCGATTGCAGACAAAGgcaaaacaaaatacatgaTATTCAAGGTTCCTGCAGCAGGGAAAG GTGGCTCTGAAGGGTCTCCAGCCCTAAAGAATGTTGAAACCATCTGCACTGTGCCCTGCCGCTCTCTCCTTACACCGAGTTATTACCACAGCTTTGGCATAACTGAGAATTACCTTGTATTTATTGAGCAGCCCTTGAAGCTGGACATTCTCAAAATGGCTACCGCATACCTGAGGGGAGTCAACTGGGCCAGCTGCTTAAAATTCCATCCTGAGGATGAT ACACTGATTCATCTCATTGATcgaaagacaaagaaagaagTTGCCATCAAATATTACACTGGGGCAATGGTGGTATACCATCACATCAATGCCTTCGAAGAGGATGGTCATGTTGTGTTTGATGTCATTGCCTATAATGACAACAGCCTGTATGACATGTTCTACCTCAACAAGCTCAAAGAGGAAAACAGAGCTGCGACAAGCAAAAGCTTCTGCAAACCTAAATGCAAGCGATTTGTGCTTCCGCTTGCTGATAAG GGTGAGGCTGGAGAAGACCTGGTTAAGTTAAAATCCACAACAGCAAGTGCTGTGAAAGAAAAAGATGGGAAAATACTCTGCCAGCCAGAGGTTCTTGCTGATG GTGTGGAACTTCCCAGAATCAATTACAACTACAACGGACAGAAGTACAGATATGTTTACCTGACTGTTGCAGAGATGGTTGAATCCACAAAG ATCATAAAGCTGGATGTTCAGACAAAGCAACAGCTTGAGTGGACCGCAAATAACTGTTTTCCCTCTGAGCCCGTATTTGTTCCCAGGCCAGGGGCAACTGAAGAAGATGATG GTGTAATCCTGACTTCAGTGATAAACAGCAATCCTGGCGAGTCTGACTTTCTTCTGGTGCTTGATGGAAAGTCCTTTAAAGAAGTGGCAAAGGTTTATGTCGGTGTAGAGCTGCACATTGACATGCATGGCTACTTCATAGCACAAAACGATTAA
- the bco1 gene encoding beta,beta-carotene 15,15'-dioxygenase isoform X2, protein MALIHNFTIKHGEVTYRSKYLKGDTYNTNMQANRIVVSEMGTMAYPDPSKNLFSKVITFLNHTVPDFTDNCGGNIIQYGNDYYATSETNYIRKIDPVTLETQDKVDYQKYIAVNLVTSHPHYDKEGNTYNMGTSIADKGKTKYMIFKVPAAGKGGSEGSPALKNVETICTVPCRSLLTPSYYHSFGITENYLVFIEQPLKLDILKMATAYLRGVNWASCLKFHPEDDTLIHLIDRKTKKEVAIKYYTGAMVVYHHINAFEEDGHVVFDVIAYNDNSLYDMFYLNKLKEENRAATSKSFCKPKCKRFVLPLADKGEAGEDLVKLKSTTASAVKEKDGKILCQPEVLADGVELPRINYNYNGQKYRYVYLTVAEMVESTKIIKLDVQTKQQLEWTANNCFPSEPVFVPRPGATEEDDGVILTSVINSNPGESDFLLVLDGKSFKEVAKVYVGVELHIDMHGYFIAQND, encoded by the exons ATGGCCCTTATACACAACTTCACCATTAAACATG GAGAAGTTACCTATAGAAGCAAATATCTTAAAGGAGACACCTACAACACCAACATGCAAGCCAACAGAATTGTAGTGTCTGAGATGGGGACTATGGCCTATCCTGATCCATCTAAAAACCTATTCTCCAA AGTGATCACCTTTCTTAACCACACCGTTCCAGACTTTACAGACAACTGTGGTGGTAATATAATACAGTATGGAAATGACTATTATGCCACATCGGAAACCAACTACATTCGGAAAATTGACCCTGTAACGCTAGAGACGCAGGACAAG GTGGATTATCAGAAATACATTGCTGTGAACCTTGTTACATCACATCCACATTATGATAAAGAAGGAAACACCTACAACATGGGGACATCGATTGCAGACAAAGgcaaaacaaaatacatgaTATTCAAGGTTCCTGCAGCAGGGAAAG GTGGCTCTGAAGGGTCTCCAGCCCTAAAGAATGTTGAAACCATCTGCACTGTGCCCTGCCGCTCTCTCCTTACACCGAGTTATTACCACAGCTTTGGCATAACTGAGAATTACCTTGTATTTATTGAGCAGCCCTTGAAGCTGGACATTCTCAAAATGGCTACCGCATACCTGAGGGGAGTCAACTGGGCCAGCTGCTTAAAATTCCATCCTGAGGATGAT ACACTGATTCATCTCATTGATcgaaagacaaagaaagaagTTGCCATCAAATATTACACTGGGGCAATGGTGGTATACCATCACATCAATGCCTTCGAAGAGGATGGTCATGTTGTGTTTGATGTCATTGCCTATAATGACAACAGCCTGTATGACATGTTCTACCTCAACAAGCTCAAAGAGGAAAACAGAGCTGCGACAAGCAAAAGCTTCTGCAAACCTAAATGCAAGCGATTTGTGCTTCCGCTTGCTGATAAG GGTGAGGCTGGAGAAGACCTGGTTAAGTTAAAATCCACAACAGCAAGTGCTGTGAAAGAAAAAGATGGGAAAATACTCTGCCAGCCAGAGGTTCTTGCTGATG GTGTGGAACTTCCCAGAATCAATTACAACTACAACGGACAGAAGTACAGATATGTTTACCTGACTGTTGCAGAGATGGTTGAATCCACAAAG ATCATAAAGCTGGATGTTCAGACAAAGCAACAGCTTGAGTGGACCGCAAATAACTGTTTTCCCTCTGAGCCCGTATTTGTTCCCAGGCCAGGGGCAACTGAAGAAGATGATG GTGTAATCCTGACTTCAGTGATAAACAGCAATCCTGGCGAGTCTGACTTTCTTCTGGTGCTTGATGGAAAGTCCTTTAAAGAAGTGGCAAAGGTTTATGTCGGTGTAGAGCTGCACATTGACATGCATGGCTACTTCATAGCACAAAACGATTAA
- the bola3 gene encoding bolA-like protein 3 isoform X2, translated as MTIRLSVVLATLLALRCRPVFLRSFSSKTDGEIRITKTLKEKFPLATSLKVVDISGGCGAMYEIHIESDEFRGKRTVQQHQLVNQALKEEIQAMHGLRIFTDIPRK; from the exons ATGACAATACGCTTGAGCGTTGTTTTAGCG ACTCTCCTCGCCTTGCGGTGTCGACCTGTGTTTTTAAGGAGTTTTTCGTCGAAAACAGACGGAGAAATCCGTatcacaaaaacactgaaagaaaAATTCCCGCTAGCTACATCTCTGAAGGTTGTGGACATATCag GAGGGTGTGGTGCAATGTATGAAATACACATTGAATCAGATGAGTTCAGAGGGAAAAGAACAGTGCAGCAACACCAGTTAGTGAATCAG GCACTCAAGGAAGAGATTCAAGCAATGCATGGACTGCGGATATTCACAGACATTCCAAGAAAATAG